Proteins encoded in a region of the Mucispirillum schaedleri ASF457 genome:
- a CDS encoding ABC transporter permease gives MLKYLLEKEFKQFIRNPVMPRMVLIMPLVMMIVFPLATNRQVQDITISIVDNDKSQYSMELVNKITSSGYFILADYSSNYSTALKSVEKGDAYIILEIEKDFEKNIVKEGSANVIISANAVDMFKGSMGASYLSNIIYGYTLELQEKLALINSAHAINIIPLNEFNQTLNYKNFMIPAIMVMLVTMITCFLPTLNIVSEKEKGTMEQINVTPVNKFIFILSKLIPYLIMGIVVFTICIIIAKFLYNLDTKGGIISLYIFTFVYVFVSSGLGLIISNYSYSMQQAMFVMFFFVMILFFMSNLFTPAAYMPEWAQWIAAFNPLKYYGHAVRSIYLKGAVFSDMYRELIILGIFAVVLNTLAVISYKKNE, from the coding sequence ATGCTGAAATATTTGCTTGAAAAAGAATTTAAACAGTTTATACGAAACCCAGTCATGCCAAGAATGGTTTTGATTATGCCGCTTGTTATGATGATAGTTTTCCCGCTTGCAACAAACAGACAGGTGCAGGATATTACGATTTCTATTGTAGATAACGATAAAAGCCAGTATTCTATGGAACTTGTAAATAAGATTACATCATCAGGCTATTTTATACTTGCGGATTACAGCAGCAATTACAGCACTGCTTTAAAAAGTGTAGAAAAAGGCGATGCCTATATTATACTTGAAATAGAAAAAGATTTTGAAAAAAATATTGTAAAAGAAGGCTCTGCAAATGTGATTATTTCAGCTAATGCTGTTGATATGTTTAAAGGCAGTATGGGTGCAAGCTATCTTTCAAATATAATATATGGCTATACCTTAGAGCTGCAGGAAAAACTTGCTCTTATTAACTCTGCCCATGCTATAAATATTATCCCGCTTAATGAATTTAATCAGACATTAAACTATAAAAACTTTATGATACCAGCCATTATGGTTATGCTTGTAACAATGATTACATGCTTTCTGCCTACCTTAAATATTGTAAGCGAAAAGGAAAAAGGCACTATGGAGCAAATCAATGTAACACCTGTAAATAAATTTATATTTATACTTTCTAAACTAATACCTTATCTTATAATGGGTATAGTTGTTTTTACTATATGTATTATTATTGCAAAATTTTTATATAATCTTGATACAAAAGGCGGTATTATTTCTCTATATATTTTTACATTTGTCTATGTATTTGTTTCTTCAGGGCTTGGGCTTATAATATCAAACTATTCTTATTCTATGCAGCAGGCAATGTTTGTAATGTTTTTCTTTGTAATGATATTATTCTTTATGAGTAATCTTTTTACACCTGCTGCCTATATGCCAGAATGGGCACAGTGGATTGCAGCATTTAATCCCCTTAAATATTATGGTCATGCAGTCAGAAGTATATACTTAAAAGGTGCAGTTTTTTCTGATATGTATAGAGAACTTATAATTTTAGGAATATTTGCAGTAGTGTTAAATACACTTGCTGTTATAAGTTATAAGAAAAATGAGTAA
- a CDS encoding ABC transporter permease has product MKQLLSFIKKEVLHILRDKRTILILLIMPVVQIMLFGFAMTMEVKNIKVAVSYQYGDDWAEKIIARISASEYFNIVKTINNPLDISSFFKKEKIDTIIVFSDGFSNEIHKGGIAAVQIINDASDPNQASTITSYISAIISSFQNELAITNSPIRINTELKMLYNPELKGSYNFVPGVMALVLTLICAMMTSISIVREKEFGTMELLLVSPMKPAYIIISKIVPYFIISTINLLTIIVLAAMLLDMPVRGSFILLMGVSFLFIFVSLTVGIFISSLVSNQAAAMLIAGMGMMMPVMLLSGMLFPLDSMPKFLQVISDFVPASWYFTAVKKVMIEGQGLMNIIKEITILTIMLAVLIIASIKKFKVHLG; this is encoded by the coding sequence ATGAAACAGCTTTTATCATTTATAAAAAAAGAAGTGCTGCATATATTAAGAGATAAAAGGACAATATTAATACTTCTTATTATGCCTGTTGTGCAGATAATGCTTTTTGGATTTGCTATGACTATGGAAGTAAAAAATATTAAAGTTGCAGTATCTTACCAGTATGGTGATGATTGGGCAGAAAAAATAATTGCAAGAATTAGTGCCAGCGAATATTTTAATATTGTAAAAACAATAAATAATCCATTAGATATTTCTTCTTTTTTTAAAAAGGAAAAAATTGATACTATTATTGTATTTAGTGACGGTTTTTCAAACGAAATACATAAAGGCGGTATTGCTGCTGTGCAGATTATTAATGATGCATCAGACCCAAATCAAGCAAGCACTATTACAAGTTATATTTCCGCTATTATATCATCATTTCAAAACGAACTTGCAATAACAAACAGCCCTATACGCATTAATACTGAATTAAAAATGCTTTATAATCCAGAGCTTAAAGGCTCATATAACTTTGTGCCCGGTGTTATGGCTCTTGTGCTTACATTAATATGTGCTATGATGACATCTATTTCAATAGTAAGAGAAAAAGAATTTGGCACAATGGAGCTTTTGCTTGTTTCCCCTATGAAACCTGCATATATAATAATCTCTAAAATTGTGCCATATTTTATTATTTCAACTATAAATCTGCTGACAATTATTGTATTAGCAGCCATGCTGCTTGATATGCCTGTCAGGGGCAGTTTTATACTGCTTATGGGGGTGTCATTTTTATTTATATTTGTTTCCCTTACTGTTGGAATATTTATATCTTCCCTTGTATCAAATCAGGCAGCTGCAATGCTTATTGCTGGCATGGGTATGATGATGCCTGTTATGCTGCTTTCAGGTATGCTTTTTCCACTGGATAGTATGCCAAAATTTCTACAAGTAATTTCTGATTTTGTGCCTGCATCATGGTATTTTACTGCTGTTAAAAAAGTCATGATAGAAGGACAGGGACTTATGAATATTATAAAAGAAATTACTATATTAACTATTATGCTTGCTGTTTTAATTATAGCAAGTATTAAAAAATTTAAAGTGCATTTAGGGTAA
- a CDS encoding HlyD family secretion protein codes for MRQIALLIFLVFITGCSKENNTSHASGVFETEDVIVSALAAGEIIKFDVEEGSILKKGIVVGKIDDKQLQLKKLHLQNAVYSAETKLINIETQIAPVAEEVLKYKKEAARFTNLVKSNAANQKQLDDINSAYTATQKKYSASLDTMQKNNKAIENEINGLKIQIAQIEDNIQKSYIKAPIDGVVLTKYANAFEFAQTGKPLFKMADVSSLILRAYVTADILTQVKLGDKAEIMADFGKESMQKYTGNIIWISDKAEFTPKTIPTRDERSNLVYAVKIQVKNDGYLRKGMYGEVRFNNINAE; via the coding sequence ATGCGTCAAATTGCTTTATTAATATTTTTAGTATTTATTACAGGCTGCAGCAAAGAAAATAATACAAGCCATGCTTCAGGTGTATTTGAAACAGAAGATGTAATTGTTTCTGCACTTGCAGCTGGTGAAATTATAAAGTTTGATGTGGAAGAAGGCTCTATATTAAAAAAAGGTATAGTAGTAGGAAAGATTGATGATAAACAACTGCAGCTTAAAAAATTACATTTACAAAATGCAGTTTATTCTGCTGAAACAAAACTTATAAATATTGAAACACAGATTGCACCTGTTGCAGAAGAAGTGCTAAAATATAAAAAAGAAGCTGCCCGCTTTACTAACCTTGTAAAATCAAATGCGGCTAATCAAAAACAACTTGATGATATAAATTCTGCATATACTGCCACACAAAAAAAATATTCCGCATCCCTTGATACTATGCAGAAAAACAATAAAGCTATAGAAAATGAAATAAATGGCTTAAAAATACAGATAGCACAAATTGAAGATAATATCCAGAAATCATATATTAAAGCTCCGATAGATGGTGTTGTGCTTACAAAATATGCTAATGCTTTTGAATTTGCACAGACTGGCAAGCCGCTTTTTAAAATGGCAGATGTTTCAAGCCTTATTTTAAGAGCTTATGTTACTGCTGATATTTTAACTCAGGTTAAACTTGGCGACAAAGCAGAAATTATGGCAGATTTTGGCAAAGAAAGTATGCAAAAATATACTGGAAATATTATATGGATTTCAGATAAAGCAGAATTTACTCCAAAAACTATTCCTACAAGAGATGAACGCTCAAACCTTGTATATGCCGTTAAAATACAAGTAAAAAATGATGGATATCTTCGTAAAGGAATGTATGGAGAAGTAAGATTTAATAATATTAATGCAGAATAA
- a CDS encoding TolC family protein, whose translation MNKLLLAFIFILLNAGTVCAQISLEECYVLAKNNYPQIKKADLITKTKDYSITNANMGYIPKVLFSARASYQSDVTKMPFDNLPILSNINIPVLPKDQYKISLDIVQPIWDGGKIEAEKENIKAQSKSEESSLEVQLYNLKYRVNQLFFSILLLDEQLKQNDLYNQDLERTYNMIKQSVKNGVANSSDLDAVALEQVKTKQNKAKIEAVKESYINALEMLTGTNINNGLIKPEYTEINDYTVKRPELTYFSDKINLLETSKKNINVSYMPTFDLFFSAGYGRPGLDMLDDNFQPYYIAGIKMDWTIAGFYTGERNKKIIELNKKTLELEKQTFLFNTNIDIQNQQAKIKQIKDTMSYDDEIVKLRTNIKTSSEIKMKRGTITVNDYMREVTAENLAKQGKILHEIELLQAVYEMKNIINQ comes from the coding sequence ATGAATAAACTGTTACTTGCTTTTATCTTTATACTACTTAATGCAGGCACTGTTTGTGCTCAAATATCACTGGAAGAATGTTATGTTTTAGCAAAAAATAATTATCCACAGATAAAAAAGGCAGATTTAATCACAAAAACAAAAGATTACAGCATAACTAATGCCAATATGGGCTATATTCCAAAAGTGCTTTTTTCAGCCCGTGCAAGCTATCAATCAGATGTTACAAAAATGCCTTTTGATAATTTACCAATATTATCTAATATTAATATACCTGTTCTGCCAAAAGACCAGTATAAAATTTCCCTAGATATTGTGCAGCCAATATGGGACGGCGGCAAAATAGAAGCAGAAAAGGAAAATATAAAAGCTCAGTCAAAAAGCGAAGAAAGTTCACTTGAAGTGCAGCTTTATAACCTTAAATACAGAGTAAACCAGCTTTTTTTCAGTATACTTTTGCTGGATGAACAGTTAAAGCAGAATGATTTATATAATCAGGATTTAGAGCGGACATATAATATGATAAAACAAAGTGTAAAAAATGGTGTTGCAAATTCGTCTGATTTAGATGCTGTTGCATTAGAGCAGGTAAAAACGAAACAGAATAAAGCAAAAATAGAAGCAGTAAAAGAAAGCTACATTAATGCTCTTGAAATGTTAACAGGCACAAATATAAATAACGGGCTTATTAAGCCAGAATATACCGAAATTAATGACTACACAGTAAAAAGACCAGAACTTACTTATTTCAGTGATAAAATTAATCTTCTTGAAACCAGCAAAAAAAATATTAATGTATCATATATGCCAACATTTGATTTATTTTTCTCAGCAGGATATGGCAGGCCCGGGCTTGATATGTTAGATGATAATTTTCAGCCATATTATATTGCAGGGATTAAAATGGACTGGACTATTGCAGGATTTTATACAGGCGAAAGAAATAAAAAGATTATAGAATTAAATAAAAAAACATTAGAGCTTGAAAAGCAGACATTTTTATTTAACACAAATATAGATATTCAAAACCAGCAGGCTAAAATTAAGCAGATTAAAGACACAATGTCTTACGATGATGAGATAGTAAAGCTTAGAACAAATATAAAAACATCATCTGAAATAAAAATGAAACGAGGCACAATAACTGTTAATGATTATATGCGGGAAGTAACTGCTGAAAATCTTGCAAAGCAAGGCAAAATACTCCATGAAATAGAGCTTTTGCAGGCAGTATATGAAATGAAAAATATAATTAATCAATAA
- a CDS encoding TetR/AcrR family transcriptional regulator has protein sequence MKKHTSGRPAGNNKNIKHDLLISAIKLFADNDFNAVSLKDIAKYCNTTSAMVHYYFGSKENLIKNIAEDFLIPVFLEIFQPAIDKENPLDMVKTIIDNIISLAEKHPYIAKTWSKNILNHDSMLSKYMLPYIPFDKINIFSNKLKQGQKDGLINKNLHPNLVYPYIVSNVFICMHAFDFLLDDKNNDNQIKHIKSFILKGIENE, from the coding sequence ATGAAAAAACATACATCTGGCAGACCAGCAGGAAATAATAAAAACATAAAACATGATTTGCTGATTTCAGCCATTAAACTTTTTGCAGATAATGATTTTAATGCTGTGTCATTAAAAGATATTGCCAAATACTGTAATACAACAAGTGCAATGGTGCATTATTATTTTGGTTCAAAAGAAAACCTTATAAAAAATATTGCTGAAGATTTCCTTATCCCTGTTTTTTTGGAAATATTTCAACCTGCTATTGATAAAGAAAACCCACTTGATATGGTAAAAACTATTATAGATAATATTATATCACTTGCAGAAAAACATCCTTATATAGCAAAGACATGGAGCAAAAATATTCTTAATCATGACAGCATGCTTTCAAAATATATGCTGCCTTATATTCCTTTTGATAAGATAAATATTTTTTCTAATAAACTTAAGCAGGGACAAAAAGATGGGCTTATAAATAAAAATCTGCATCCAAATCTTGTGTACCCCTATATTGTAAGTAATGTTTTTATATGTATGCATGCTTTTGATTTCCTGCTTGATGATAAAAATAACGATAACCAAATAAAACACATTAAATCATTTATTTTAAAGGGTATTGAAAATGAATAA
- a CDS encoding diaminopimelate dehydrogenase — protein sequence MSKIKVCVHGLGNIGKYSIEAIEAASDMECVGVVRRPSSIGKNKVDLREVDEFSSIEDLIKAKGKPDVCLIATPSRHAFDDDSLYLKYGIHTVDSFDIHTEIPEIVEKLEKVAKENNAVSVTAAGWDPGSDSVIRAMLEAMMPVGVTFTNFGRGRSMGHSAAARAVDGIKDAVSITIPMGGGRHSRLVYVVLEDGVSLETAKKRLAADDYFAHDPLDVKAVADSDELAMVCDSSHGVLMERQGASGLTDNQRMIFKMDINNPALTSQIMVSCARAATRLSAGCYTMIDIPPVLYLNMDRKTAIKKLV from the coding sequence ATGAGTAAAATTAAAGTATGTGTTCATGGTCTTGGTAATATTGGCAAATATTCTATTGAAGCAATAGAAGCTGCATCAGATATGGAATGTGTTGGTGTTGTTCGCAGACCGTCATCTATTGGTAAAAATAAAGTAGATTTAAGAGAAGTTGATGAATTTTCTTCTATTGAAGATTTAATAAAAGCTAAAGGTAAACCAGATGTATGTTTAATAGCTACTCCATCTCGCCATGCTTTTGATGATGATTCTCTATATTTAAAATATGGTATACATACTGTTGATAGTTTTGATATACATACAGAAATTCCAGAAATTGTGGAAAAATTAGAAAAAGTTGCAAAAGAGAATAATGCTGTATCTGTTACAGCAGCAGGATGGGATCCGGGCAGTGATTCTGTTATAAGAGCTATGCTTGAAGCTATGATGCCAGTTGGTGTTACATTTACTAACTTTGGCAGGGGCAGAAGTATGGGGCATTCAGCAGCAGCAAGAGCAGTAGATGGCATTAAAGATGCTGTCTCTATCACTATTCCTATGGGTGGCGGCAGGCATTCAAGGCTTGTATATGTTGTTTTAGAAGATGGTGTTTCTCTAGAAACTGCTAAAAAACGCCTTGCAGCAGATGACTATTTTGCCCATGACCCACTTGATGTTAAAGCTGTTGCAGATTCAGATGAGCTTGCAATGGTATGTGATTCTTCTCATGGTGTTTTAATGGAAAGGCAGGGTGCATCAGGCTTAACAGATAACCAAAGAATGATATTTAAAATGGATATTAATAACCCAGCTCTTACTTCTCAAATTATGGTTTCATGTGCTAGAGCTGCAACTAGATTAAGTGCAGGCTGCTATACTATGATTGATATACCGCCAGTATTATACTTAAATATGGATAGAAAAACAGCGATAAAAAAATTAGTTTGA
- a CDS encoding SDR family NAD(P)-dependent oxidoreductase, with the protein MINVKEKLILITGATSGIGRACAEIYAQNGANIIITGRRNDRLEKIQKELEDKYNVKVIPYCFDVRNRKLVAEFGQELKNNNLTPYIFINNAGLAKGISALQDGNIDDWEEMIDTNIKGFLYTARAVLPLMIKKNTGTVINLGSVAGSQVYPGGNVYNATKHAVRALNQAMNMDLLKTNIRISTIEPGAVETEFSLVRFNGDKEKADNVYKGFLPLTASDIADIIYFMTTLPEHVNIQNLLVTPTAQRSATLFNRNL; encoded by the coding sequence ATGATAAATGTTAAAGAAAAACTTATATTAATAACTGGAGCTACTTCTGGTATAGGCAGGGCATGTGCAGAAATATATGCACAAAACGGTGCAAATATTATTATTACAGGCAGGCGTAATGACAGGCTTGAAAAAATACAAAAAGAGCTTGAAGATAAATATAATGTAAAAGTTATCCCATACTGCTTTGATGTAAGAAACAGAAAACTTGTAGCAGAGTTTGGACAGGAGCTTAAAAATAATAATTTAACACCTTATATTTTCATAAATAATGCAGGACTTGCAAAAGGAATATCTGCATTGCAGGATGGAAATATAGATGACTGGGAAGAAATGATAGATACAAACATTAAAGGCTTTTTATATACTGCAAGAGCTGTGCTGCCTTTAATGATTAAAAAAAATACAGGGACAGTTATAAATCTCGGAAGTGTTGCAGGCAGTCAGGTATATCCGGGTGGTAATGTTTATAATGCAACAAAACATGCTGTAAGAGCATTAAATCAGGCAATGAATATGGACTTGCTTAAAACAAATATAAGAATATCTACTATTGAGCCGGGAGCTGTTGAAACAGAATTCTCACTTGTCCGCTTTAATGGGGATAAAGAAAAAGCAGACAATGTATATAAAGGTTTTCTGCCACTCACAGCTTCAGATATTGCCGATATTATTTACTTTATGACTACTCTGCCTGAGCATGTAAATATACAAAATCTTCTTGTAACTCCAACAGCACAAAGGTCTGCAACACTTTTTAACAGAAATTTATAA
- a CDS encoding general secretion pathway protein GspK, which yields MNKNMKKGSILVTVLIIIAACTTLVLFIHEKTMNAYGTVISLQNDYQGAVYAMTAVEALEMAFKYDEETYDSSSDIWAQIPPIPLDNGFMTVYIKPLNAKVPLAGLVSSDEKLKERTENAVTTLLSELELTESNIYDLKIWAGSSDPTGERFDLNSAPYSAKSSQLQTLAELAYIPSFKDEYKKLMPYVSIAGDNNKINLNMASVEVIKAFVPELEPYVEDIISTRETEPFKDISAIYQLMGSAMQDEYSKILPYIDVKSSLFYIKLELNIGYDNIYYHLLVQRKGTNVSPVKYIEGNNIEYF from the coding sequence ATGAATAAAAATATGAAAAAAGGCTCTATTTTAGTTACTGTTTTAATTATTATAGCAGCCTGCACGACTTTAGTATTATTTATACATGAAAAAACAATGAATGCTTACGGCACAGTTATTTCTCTGCAAAATGATTATCAGGGTGCTGTATATGCTATGACAGCAGTTGAAGCCTTGGAAATGGCATTTAAATATGATGAAGAAACTTATGATTCATCATCTGATATTTGGGCACAAATTCCACCTATACCCCTTGATAATGGGTTTATGACTGTTTATATAAAGCCGCTTAATGCAAAAGTGCCGCTGGCAGGGCTTGTTTCAAGTGATGAAAAGTTAAAAGAAAGGACAGAAAATGCTGTTACAACCCTATTATCAGAGCTGGAATTAACGGAATCAAATATTTATGATTTAAAGATATGGGCAGGCTCATCTGACCCAACAGGTGAGCGTTTTGATTTAAACAGTGCACCATACAGTGCAAAATCATCACAGCTGCAGACTTTGGCTGAGCTTGCATATATTCCATCATTTAAAGATGAATATAAAAAACTAATGCCTTATGTTTCAATTGCAGGAGATAATAATAAAATAAATTTAAATATGGCTTCTGTTGAAGTAATAAAAGCATTCGTTCCAGAGCTTGAGCCTTATGTGGAAGATATTATTTCCACAAGAGAAACAGAGCCTTTTAAAGATATTTCTGCAATATATCAGTTAATGGGTTCAGCTATGCAGGATGAATATAGTAAAATTTTGCCATACATTGATGTAAAATCTTCTTTATTTTATATTAAACTTGAATTAAATATAGGATATGATAATATTTACTATCATCTGCTTGTTCAAAGAAAAGGCACAAATGTTTCCCCTGTTAAATATATTGAGGGAAATAATATAGAATATTTTTAA